The window TTCGAACTAGTTGCGCTATTTCCATTTGATACATGTCATGTCAAATAAATTGAAGATACTTCtagttatatttaatttttattacttttcataAATTATATATCTAAACAAGtaatattcaataataataaaccaAATAAATTTGGGTTTAAACTGATTTGTATTAATTCTGATATTAGTATTATGctcttatataaaaaaaagttgtgTTTTATGCTAATCATTCCAATTTTATCAGATATTATACTAAAGCCGTATTGTAGTATCTTATAATTTTTAAACATTGTCATGTCCTTATATCTGCATTATGTCATGCAGTATCTCATACTTAATAATTCAACTTTTGAGGCAAAAATCAAAGTGAATAGTAGTACTCTTTGGTCTTTTCTAGACCGAAGACCAATTGTTATTGTGATGCTGGTTTGATAACAGTAACAAAGAAAGATTAATGGACATCATGTttgaagaagagaaaagggaatttGGATTTGATGTAAAGGCAATAAATTGGAAAGATTATATCACCAATGTTCACATTCCAGCTCTAAGGGAAGGGGAATGGGTAGTTAGTGACTTAACACTTTCCGTTGTTACCTTGAACACGAAGGAATCTTCATTATATCTCTCTAATCTACCACTAAATAGAGAGTTTAACCTTGTTAAAACCTTCTTGACACGTGATACTATTCAAttgttttatttattccattttatctttttaacaatattaaactgaaatgtaGTTCATAAACTGACAAATGAATTTGAGTTTACATACCTACTAAATTTTGAGTTACCAATCTAAACAGGCTCAACAGTACTTAATTTAGAACCATGGTTCTTTCACAATGAAGCTTAGAAATAGCTACATGGCACATTGGGTTTACATTTGATTTGATAGTACATTACAATTTCTTCATGCAATAATTTAGGCAAGTAGGACAAAGGCAATAATGCAGATTACTGCAGGAGGGCCTATTATGTAaaacatcataattatcattggTTTATTTTTTCAACTTTGTCTGAATAAATTTGATTCCATTTGGAAAATAAAAGTAACTTTTGAAAAAAACAGTAGAAAAAGTAAGAAATGTGTGAAAGAATGTCATGCAAATATCATCTTATTGGCTATTGGATGCAGTGTGGACCATACATATAATTATGAAAGCACTCAAACATGTGACTTTTTTTTTCcgagaaagagagaaggaagcaTCATATGAACTTGTCCCAAAGACCAATGAGCATGTGTCAAGTCAATGTCTTTTTGCTACAAGGAAAACAAAATTCATAAGCAATTAAGCATCCCTTTCTGAACCTGCTGCTACTACTTCCTTTACCTTCATTGCAAACAATCATCCACTactttcctttgttttctttcttctaatcttgagatcaacatggctgcaaGATTTGTGGGAGAAGCTTTTCTCAACTCTGCACTTGGCACTATCTACGACATGCTGATTTCACCCTTACTTGTCAACTTCATCCAGAGAAAGAAGCTTAACCGGAAGCTGGTTGAGAAGCTGGAGACAGTTCTGAAGGCTGCTCATGCTGTGATCAATGACGCCGAGCGGAGGCAGATCGAGGAGGAGGATGTGAAGTACTGGCTGGACAGGCTGAAAGATGCTGTGTACGATGCTGAAGACATACTTGATGAAGTCACCACTAAAGCTGCCATTCAAAAGGTTCAAGGTAACTCTCTGTCTCGCTATGTCAATTTGCACGGTGATGGTGAAATAGTAACCAAGATAGAAGAGATCATTGCTGCATTAGAGTCAATTGTAAATGAGAAAGATGGTCTTGGCTTGAAGGAGATACCGGTGGAGGACATGTCATGGAGGATCCCCTCAACATCTCTGGTTGGTGTGCATCAAATATATGGCAGGGACCAAGATAGGGAGGCCATAGTAGAACTGTTGTTAGATGTTACCAATGACGGTGGAATATCAGTGATTCCTATGGTCGGCATGGGTGGAATAGGAAAGACTACTTTGGCTCAGATGGTTTACAATGATGACTGAGTGAAGCAAAAATTTGATGTTAAGGCATGGGTTTGTGATGGGCAAGAAGAATTTGATGTTCTTAAGGCGACAAAGACAGTGATGGAGAATGTAACTTCTAGTTCTTGCGACTCAACTGAGTTAAACACAATTCAGGAGAGTTTGAAGGAAGTCCTATCAGGGAAGAAGTTGTTGGTTGTTTTGGACGACATGTGGAGTAACAATTATGATGCCTGGATAAGTTTTTTAAAGCCTTTCAAATCTAGTAACGGGGGTGTTAAGATTCTTGTAACAACCCGTCTTGATTCGATTGCTGATATGGTGAAAACTATTCCAACTTTCCATTTGAGTTTGTTGGGTGATGATCACTGCTGGTCAGTGTTTGCAGATCATGCATGTCTTAATTCTGCTGAACCTCATATCCGTTCTGCTTTAGAAGTAGTTGGTCGAAAAATTGTCAAAAAGTGTAATGGGTTAGCTTTGGCTGCTCAAACACTTGGAGGTTTATTAAGAGCAAGAAAAGAAGTAGCGAATTGGGAGTTTATATTGAGGAGTGAAATTTGGGAACTTCCCAAAAAAGATAGTGGGATTCTTCCTGCATTAAGAATCAGTTATCACTACCTCCCTTCACACTTAAAACGTTGCTTTGTTTATTGTTCTTTATTCCCAAAAGACTATGAATTCCAAAGAGATGAACTGGTGTTATTGTGGATGGCAGAAGGTCTTTTGCAGCAACCAAAGAGTGGCAGCACTTTAGAAGAAGTTGGTTCTAAATATTTTAATGATTTGGTTTCGAGATCATTTTTCCAACATTCTAACACCGATGAAGGATATTTTGTGATGCACGATCTCATGCATGATTTATCAATATTCTATGGTGGAAAGTTCTTTTCTAGAAACTTTGAACTCGAAACTGCAGACAAGCATGATGCTTGTCCTCGTCCTCGTCATCTTTCATATGATGGTTGGATCGATGATTCGCTATTCTCAGAGATATTGGAAGTATGTGGTTGTTTAAAAAATGCAAGGACATTGCTTTATATCGGTTTTTATACGTGGGATCTTTCCCCAGAGGAATATGATCCTTGTCGCTTACTTGCACAGTTGAAGCACTTAAGGGTTTTGTCATTTCAATTCCTTCCTCTTGATGATTCAATAAGTGATTTGATCCATTTGCGTTATTTGGATCTCTCTTGTACACCTATGGTGACATTGCCAGAGTCAATGAGCAAATTGTATAATTTACAAACACTGAAGTTTACTGGTGGATATCTAGAAAAGCTTCCAAGCAACATGCAGGATCTTGTAAATTTGCTTCATTTGGATCTCTCTTCTACGGCAATTGAGGTATTGCCCGAGTCATTGAGCAAATTGCATAATTTACAAACGTTGAAGTTGAGAGAGTGTGAAAACCTGAAAAAGCTTCCAAGCAAGATGCAAGATCTTATAAATTTGCACCATCTCGATATTGAAGGTACTAAAATAGAAGAGATGCCGAAAAGGATGAGCAAATTAAAAGACCTACAGATTTTATGTTACTATATTGTCGGCGAGCGTGAAGAGAATGGGATAGGGGAATTGGGAGAACTTGTAAATCTTCAAGGGTCATTTCGTATTAAGAAATTAGAGAATGTGGTTGATAGCAGTGAAGCTTGGAAAGCAAGGATGGTTGATAAGAAATACATCAGTGATCTATATTTGAAGTGGTCATCAGGTGAAGATAGTGATATTGTTAATTCCCAAATCGAAAAAGATGTGCTTTGCAAATTAGAACCTCACAATGACCtgaaatatctaaaaataaaggGTTACAGGTGTACCGTGTTTCCGGATTGGGTAGGGCAGTCTTCGTACCACAACATGACTGAATTGGAGCTGTGGAAATGCAGGAATTGTTGTGTGGTTCCTTCACTTGGACAGTTACCCTCTCTGGAGAGGCTGGTCATTAGAGAGCTCGACAAGGTGAAGAAGATTGGTGGGTCATTCTATAAGGGTGATGGAACTCATCAGCATCAGGAGACACCCTTCCGATCCCTTAAATCTCTGGAATTTTATTATATGTGTTGCTGGGAGGAATGGGAgtcatatgaatgtgatgatgatgatgatgatgcaccATTTCCGAAACTTGAGAAGCTCCGTATTTCTGAATGTCCAAAGTTAAGAGGAGATTTGCCCACTTTCCTTCCGTCTTTGAAAGAACTTGTCATTTCAGGATGCGAGGAGCTTGGTTGTTATCTGCCAAGAGCTCCCATCATTCGCGAATTAAGAATATTTTGCAAACAGGAAGCAAGAATGTGGGACCTATCACTTTCAATGTTGGAGAAACTATCCATTAATGGAGAGCAGCAGGTGGAGTATGTGTTTGATGCCATGTCTCACACCCAACCAACCTCTCTCACACTTTTAAGCATCGCAAACTGCTCATCAGCCATATCATTTTCAGGGATTTCTCTGCCCCCTTCATTGAAAGAGCTGTACATCTAcgattgcaagaatgtagaattCACAATGCAACACCAACAACATCAGTCACTAACGAATCTTACAATACAGAACAGCTGTGATTCGCTTACATCCTTCGCATTGCCAGCATTCCCAAATCTCAAGGATCTCAGAATCGCAAGACGTGAAAATTTGACATCTCTGGAGGTGTCACAGTCACAGTCCCTCCGAGAATTATGGATTGAAGAATGCCCTAAGCTGGGGAAGATAATAAGGCTGCCTGCCTCTTTAGAGACTCTCAAAATCAGAGCATGTCCGTTGTTGGGTGAAGGCATAGAGAGGAAGGACCCCCACATTTGGCCATCCATTTCCCACATCCCCCGCATTCGACTTGATGGGAAACTGATTCTCAATGACTCAACATCTTAAAACAGGtaactctttttctctctcttccccaAAGGCACTTCATCTTCACCAACATCAAATTCATTCTTTCATACATTATATTATCAT is drawn from Arachis hypogaea cultivar Tifrunner chromosome 12, arahy.Tifrunner.gnm2.J5K5, whole genome shotgun sequence and contains these coding sequences:
- the LOC140176894 gene encoding putative disease resistance RPP13-like protein 1, with protein sequence MAARFVGEAFLNSALGTIYDMLISPLLVNFIQRKKLNRKLVEKLETVLKAAHAVINDAERRQIEEEDVKYWLDRLKDAVYDAEDILDEVTTKAAIQKVQGNSLSRYVNLHGDGEIVTKIEEIIAALESIVNEKDGLGLKEIPVEDMSWRIPSTSLVGVHQIYGRDQDREAIVELLLDVTNDGGISVIPMVGMGGIGKTTLAQMVYNDD
- the LOC112730636 gene encoding putative disease resistance protein At3g14460, with product MENVTSSSCDSTELNTIQESLKEVLSGKKLLVVLDDMWSNNYDAWISFLKPFKSSNGGVKILVTTRLDSIADMVKTIPTFHLSLLGDDHCWSVFADHACLNSAEPHIRSALEVVGRKIVKKCNGLALAAQTLGGLLRARKEVANWEFILRSEIWELPKKDSGILPALRISYHYLPSHLKRCFVYCSLFPKDYEFQRDELVLLWMAEGLLQQPKSGSTLEEVGSKYFNDLVSRSFFQHSNTDEGYFVMHDLMHDLSIFYGGKFFSRNFELETADKHDACPRPRHLSYDGWIDDSLFSEILEVCGCLKNARTLLYIGFYTWDLSPEEYDPCRLLAQLKHLRVLSFQFLPLDDSISDLIHLRYLDLSCTPMVTLPESMSKLYNLQTLKFTGGYLEKLPSNMQDLVNLLHLDLSSTAIEVLPESLSKLHNLQTLKLRECENLKKLPSKMQDLINLHHLDIEGTKIEEMPKRMSKLKDLQILCYYIVGEREENGIGELGELVNLQGSFRIKKLENVVDSSEAWKARMVDKKYISDLYLKWSSGEDSDIVNSQIEKDVLCKLEPHNDLKYLKIKGYRCTVFPDWVGQSSYHNMTELELWKCRNCCVVPSLGQLPSLERLVIRELDKVKKIGGSFYKGDGTHQHQETPFRSLKSLEFYYMCCWEEWESYECDDDDDDAPFPKLEKLRISECPKLRGDLPTFLPSLKELVISGCEELGCYLPRAPIIRELRIFCKQEARMWDLSLSMLEKLSINGEQQVEYVFDAMSHTQPTSLTLLSIANCSSAISFSGISLPPSLKELYIYDCKNVEFTMQHQQHQSLTNLTIQNSCDSLTSFALPAFPNLKDLRIARRENLTSLEVSQSQSLRELWIEECPKLGKIIRLPASLETLKIRACPLLGEGIERKDPHIWPSISHIPRIRLDGKLILNDSTS